The Pedobacter mucosus genome window below encodes:
- a CDS encoding alpha-ketoacid dehydrogenase subunit alpha/beta: protein MQNENLKTNSTDASELSFNDFKSIVIGDYKIAFESRQASVLGRREVLTGKAKFGIFGDGKEVPQVAMAKAFKNGDWRSGYYRDQTFAFATGISTIKQFFAQLYANPTNGADPFSGGRQMNCHFATKSINEDGSWNDLTQIKNCSSDISPTGGQMARLVGLAYASKLFRNNKELDYLKHFSVNGNEVAFGTIGNASTSEGVFFEAINAAGVLQIPMAISIWDDAYGISVPAKYQTTKEDISEVLKGFQRDEKNPGYEIYKVKGWDYPALCEVYETAINICRAEHVPVFIHVTELTQPQGHSTSGSHERYKSKDRLTWESEHDCILKMREWMLESAIATEEEIADVEKQAKIFVRNAQKEAWNEFLDSIKPEQKQVVDLISALAKNQPELSKIASHLASTADAQRKEVFSAARKSIRLSANNKSAERDELIKWYQTQAAINFDRYNSKLHTDGKDSPKMIPVIDAVYNDLSKMVDGREVLNACFNENFARDQRLVAFGEDLGNIGDVNQGFAGLQAKYGELRVTDTGIREMTIMGQGIGLAMRGLKPIAEIQYLDYLIFALNVLSDDLASLSYRTKGIQKAPVIIRTRGHRLEGVWHSGSPISMLLGSLRGIHLCVPRNMTQASGMYNTLFRADEPAVVIECLNGYRLKEKLPENVGDFTIPLGYAEVLEEGADITVISYGSTLRIVQEAAEELAAFGISVEIIDPQTLLPFDITNVCGTSLAKTNKLLIVDEDVPGGASAYILQQVLEGQKGYFHLDGQPRTLTAKAHRPPFGSDGDYFSKPSVDDVIEIIYEMMHDANPNKFPKIY from the coding sequence ATGCAGAATGAAAATTTGAAAACCAACTCTACTGATGCTTCTGAATTAAGTTTTAACGATTTCAAATCAATCGTTATCGGGGATTATAAAATCGCTTTTGAAAGTAGGCAGGCCAGCGTTTTAGGTCGTAGGGAGGTCCTGACCGGAAAAGCCAAATTCGGTATTTTTGGTGATGGAAAAGAAGTTCCTCAAGTTGCTATGGCTAAGGCATTTAAAAATGGCGATTGGCGTTCTGGCTATTATCGCGATCAAACTTTTGCCTTTGCAACGGGCATTTCAACCATCAAACAATTCTTTGCTCAATTGTATGCAAATCCGACAAATGGAGCTGATCCGTTTTCTGGTGGAAGACAAATGAACTGTCATTTTGCAACAAAATCAATAAATGAAGATGGAAGCTGGAATGATTTAACGCAGATTAAGAACTGTTCGTCGGATATTTCTCCAACTGGTGGCCAAATGGCTCGTTTAGTTGGTTTAGCTTATGCTTCAAAATTATTTAGAAACAATAAGGAATTAGATTATTTAAAGCATTTTTCTGTTAATGGTAATGAGGTAGCCTTTGGTACTATTGGTAATGCGTCAACATCCGAAGGGGTATTTTTCGAAGCCATAAATGCAGCTGGTGTGCTGCAAATCCCTATGGCGATTTCCATTTGGGATGATGCTTATGGCATATCAGTTCCTGCTAAATATCAAACTACCAAAGAAGATATATCTGAGGTTTTAAAAGGTTTCCAACGGGATGAAAAAAATCCAGGTTACGAAATATATAAGGTTAAAGGTTGGGATTATCCCGCTTTATGCGAAGTTTATGAGACCGCGATAAACATTTGTAGAGCGGAACATGTGCCTGTTTTTATTCATGTTACCGAATTAACACAGCCTCAAGGTCATTCTACTTCAGGCTCTCATGAACGTTATAAATCAAAAGACAGATTAACCTGGGAAAGTGAACATGATTGCATTCTAAAAATGCGTGAATGGATGCTCGAATCTGCCATCGCAACAGAAGAAGAGATTGCCGATGTAGAAAAACAGGCTAAAATATTTGTTAGAAACGCACAAAAAGAAGCTTGGAATGAGTTTCTTGATAGTATAAAACCTGAACAAAAACAAGTGGTTGATTTGATTTCCGCTTTGGCTAAAAATCAACCTGAATTAAGTAAAATAGCTTCTCACTTAGCATCTACAGCTGATGCGCAGCGTAAAGAAGTTTTTTCTGCTGCGAGGAAGTCCATCAGGTTATCAGCAAATAATAAATCCGCAGAGCGAGATGAGCTAATTAAATGGTACCAAACACAGGCCGCAATTAATTTTGATCGTTACAACTCGAAGCTTCATACGGATGGCAAGGATAGTCCGAAAATGATTCCTGTAATTGATGCCGTGTACAATGATCTTTCTAAAATGGTTGATGGCAGAGAGGTGCTTAATGCCTGTTTTAATGAAAATTTTGCTCGTGATCAACGTTTAGTAGCCTTTGGGGAAGATTTAGGAAATATTGGTGACGTAAATCAAGGTTTTGCAGGCTTGCAGGCAAAATATGGTGAATTACGTGTAACAGATACTGGTATTCGTGAAATGACCATTATGGGTCAGGGGATAGGCTTGGCCATGCGTGGTTTAAAGCCAATTGCCGAAATACAATACTTGGATTATTTAATTTTTGCTTTAAACGTACTAAGTGATGATTTAGCATCGCTATCTTATAGAACAAAAGGCATTCAAAAAGCGCCAGTAATTATCCGTACAAGGGGCCACAGATTAGAAGGCGTGTGGCATTCGGGTTCGCCAATAAGCATGCTGTTAGGCTCGTTAAGAGGAATTCATCTTTGTGTTCCACGAAATATGACGCAAGCATCGGGTATGTACAATACGCTTTTTAGGGCTGATGAACCTGCTGTTGTAATAGAATGCTTGAATGGTTATCGATTAAAAGAAAAATTGCCTGAGAATGTTGGCGATTTTACCATTCCACTGGGTTATGCTGAAGTTTTAGAAGAGGGAGCGGATATTACTGTTATTTCTTATGGCTCTACTTTAAGGATAGTACAGGAAGCAGCAGAAGAGTTAGCTGCTTTTGGTATTTCTGTTGAAATAATTGATCCTCAAACTTTATTACCATTTGATATTACAAATGTTTGTGGTACATCATTAGCAAAAACGAACAAATTATTGATTGTTGATGAAGATGTTCCAGGTGGTGCATCAGCATATATATTACAGCAGGTATTGGAAGGTCAGAAAGGATATTTTCACCTTGATGGTCAGCCAAGAACATTAACAGCTAAGGCACATCGCCCACCTTTCGGTTCTGATGGCGATTATTTTAGCAAGCCATCTGTTGATGATGTTATTGAGATAATTTATGAAATGATGCATGATGCGAATCCAAATAAATTTCCAAAGATTTATTGA